Within the Peromyscus maniculatus bairdii isolate BWxNUB_F1_BW_parent chromosome 2, HU_Pman_BW_mat_3.1, whole genome shotgun sequence genome, the region CACAGATGCTCTGATAGGCGCTCTCAGGCCTCCTGTTTTCTAGGGAAGACAAACTGAAGTTTGAAGAGGACATGATATGGCCTGTCTCGTTTAGTTACAGTCATTAAAGTTACATTCATTCCTTGAAGCAGGATGCACACCCAACTCCATTGTGTTACAGAGCCCGTACTTCCCTAGGGCACCACACTGCCTCTCCCACTGGTGAACTGCAAAACTAAGCCTGGGCTTTGACCACAGTCATTCTGTACAGtgagggtacagctcagtggtagagtacttgcccgGCATGCTCAAGGCCATAGATTCCATCCCTAGCaacacaaagcaaaagcaaatatTCTGTAGGGCCCTGGAGCTTCCCATTTCTCTAAGATGGCTCTCATCCATTTCAAGTGCACCTTTACTAAATAATACAGAGGGAAATAAGGTATAGGCCCCCCCCAGGACTGCAGGTGATTGATAGATATGGACCTAGGTACAGCTGTATATAGAACACAGTTACAGCCCCAGCATTGACGAGATACCAAAAAATCCTTTAGGAGCATACTAGAAGGAAGCCGGGAGGGCTTCATGAAGGAAGCCACAGTCGAGCTGAACTTAAAAAGAACCAGAAAACCATTGCAAACCAGAGACATGACCTCAGCATGGGCCCGTGAGGTGACGCAGCAAAGATGCTTGCCACTGAgactgacaacttgagtttgccCCCTGAACCAACATGTAGAAAACCACCTGTGCAcctgcaagctgtcctccgacctacacatgcgcatgtgcatgcacatgcaaagaaatgcaacttaaaaataaatggccCAAGCAGAGAACAGGACAAAAATTAGGAAGAGGCCAGgcggtgggggcacacacctttaatcccagcacttgggaggcagaggcaggtgggcctctgagttcaaggccagcctgggctacagagtgagctccagcacagccagggctacacagagaaaaaaaaacaacaaccaaaaagcaaaacaaaatccctgGGAAGATGATCAAAGTCAGTCACGCAGCAGGGTCTGAAACATGGACAGAGTGGCCAAGTCTTGAGAAGCATTTTGGGTGTGGTGGAATGTGGGAAGTGTGGAGATAACAGGAAGTGATAGTTCAAGGTCTGAGGAGGCTCCACTGCCCAGTCCTAGATCTGCCCTAGGGTCCCAGGCTGAGAGCCCTCAACACTGCCCAGTCCTAGATCTGCCCTAGGGTCCCAGGCTGAGAGCCCTCAACACTGCCCAGTCCTAGATCTGCCCTAGGGTCCCAGGCTGAGAGCCCTCCACCTGTTCCAGTTGGCAGGGCTTGACCTGGATCTCTTCCACAGGGGATTCTGTCATCCAGAATGCGTCCAACAGTGGAGTAGGACAAGCCGTCATCCAGATCGCCTCAGCCCTCGGCCTAAAGACCATCAATGTGGTCCGAGACAGGTGTGTGGGAAAGTGGGCCTTTCCACCTCACGGCCCCGTGAGTCCCCACATTTCCACCAGATGGCGCGCTTGCGTAAGCGGAGTGTCTGCTGCAGGGAAGCACGTGTATTCACGGGGCAGAGAAGCCCTTGAGAAAGTCTGAGGCAGACGTCAGGAGGAGGTAGAGCTGGTCCCTACCCAACAGTCAAGAGTGGTGAAGAGTTGGCTTAGGATAGCCCTGACTTCCAAAACCACAGTTCCCGTTTGGGAAGGTCTTGAGGTGTACTGTTCTGTGAACGCTCTGGCCCATGGTCCCCATCCACTTGGATCTGTGCACTAAACAGAGCCGTGAAGGAGGTGGGGCAGGCTTGTGATCTCTTTCACAGATGAGGGAGCTGAAGCTTCCGAGAAAGCCGCTTGCTCAGGAAGACACAGCAAGTCCGTAACAGACCTCCCTACTCTCCATTGTCCCCTCGGGTCCCTTTACACTCCCCTGTGCTCCAGTGTGGCCGAGTCACTTGTGGAGTCCATTCTGACTACTGGTACTTACTTCAGCCCCTGGCTCTGCGGCGCTAATGCTAAAGAGATTCTGTGTGCCTGGGCCAGAGTCCCGGGCCACTCTGCACTGGAGTGCGCGTTTGCACGATGCCCTGAAGTGCCTTGGAGAACAGGAGGGGAGACAGTGGTGTCGGGCTAGCACTAGGAAGTAGAGCGGCTCCGGCCTGGGCACAGGCCGTTCTAGCATGTGAGCACCGACAGGGTTTTCAGATTTCCTCCCAGCCTGGCTCTGTGCGAGGTGGAGGGCCAGTGGGGAAACGAGGTAAGAGCTGAGGGAGCCTGAGTAAATTATGTGGCTGGCCCTGCTTGAGGTCTGGCTTAACCTCAGTCccaggtctcaaaacaaaaacacgtGTTCtcgaggctgaggcagaagggccCCCGGAGCTTGAGGGAGGGAAGTAATCCAGTGTGACCAAGGCCCCCCCAACTGTGTTTGGTTTCCAGACCGGATATCCAGAAGCTAACTGACAGACTGAAGAATCTGGGAGCTGACTATGTCCTCACAGAGGAGGAGCTAAGGTTGCCCGAGACAAAAACCATCTTCAAGGTACCCAGCCAAGGGCTGGGGAGGTGcttgagcagttaagagcactgttcgAATccgggttcgagtcccagcacccacatgctagctcacaaccatctataactctagttccaagggatcagatGCCCCTTgtcttcttctgatctccacgggcaccaggcacacacatggcacacagacaagcatgcaggtaaaacattcacatCCACACgcacaaaagaaaatgtctttaaaaatttaaagataaaaacaagGTCCCCAGCTAAAGAACACTGCCCCTGTGCCCCATGCCATCCCCTGTAATTGGGAAGTCTGGGGCGGGCTCCTTGCTGTGCTCTGAAAACCACCTTCTCTTCTGGAAAGGACAAAACTGCCCTGCTCTCAGCTGTAGGTGCCCAGACACTGGGAAGGAACAGACAGACTTTAGGAAAGCTGGGGTTGTAAACATGTGTGGGGTGCTCCATCAGCCCCATGGCAGCCGTGAGCCAGAGCTGGGTGAAGGCATGGAGAGAAAGTTCCTGAGCCTCCGCCTCACATTTACTTGGCCATCTCCAGAAAAGGTAGATTCTGCATAAATGAGGAGAACCATATCATCACCAAGTGGTGAGGCTGGTCCCCGTTGCTTTGAACTCAAAGTCCATACCTTTCCGGGGTATCCACCCCAGCAGACCCAGTAAGCGAGCGGGCCCGGCCTGAGTCCTTTTGCACTAAGCCACGTGGAAGGACCAAGTAGCTGCTGTTGAGAACGTTTGCCCTGGAGAACACACTGCTGAAGTGGAGGTCGTACATCACGGGTAGACTTCTCTGTTCCTTGACACTGAACAGAGATGCTCCTTGTCAGtacctcccagagtcctgggatggGCAACAGGATGAAGCTTCTAAAACCCTTCCCAACAGATAACATGTCTAAAAGTCATCCACAccccatttccttccctctctccccggCACAGCATTTGCTGCTTGGAACACCTTCAGACCCCACGTGCAGCAGGTTGCGTCCTCACTGAAGGCTCCTTACTTTCTAGGACCTGCCCCTGCCCCGCCTGGCTCTCAACTGTGTTGGTGGGAAGAGTTCCACAGAGCTGCTGCGGCACCTAGCGTAAGTCCCTCAGCCACGGGTCTCTGTCGGGAGGGCTGTCTGGTGGGAGTGTGACCCAAGGCCAGAGCAGCAGGACGCTGAGGAGCAGCACAGCAGGACATTTTGCTCTCTCTGGCCTGCACTCCCGAGCCTCCTCGTCCTCTGTGGATGAGAAGCCTGGCCAGCTTCCCCCACCACAGGACGCAGGAGTCATCACCTAGAAGCCTCTTAAAAAGTGACTCAGTCTTAccaggcggtggtgcacacctttagtcccagcactcgggaggcagcacaatacaggaggcagaggcaggtggatgtctgtgtttgaggccagcctggtctacagagccagttccaggatagccggggctacacagagaaatcatgtctcaaaaacagtCACTCTTTGAAATGGCCTTATTGTCTTTAAAACTAGAATGAATGTGAAGGAAGCATTACACCTACTATAAAACACTTTGAAAGCATATAAAGTagtgaggggaaaggagaggtgggCACTCCGTCAGCTCCACCCACTGGGAGAAGCTCCATTCACTGTGGTCTCATCTCCATCTGGAGGACACCTGGGAAACACTTCCCAGCTGGAGCTGGGCCCTCCACTGTGACCTACCAGCTGTGGAGGTGACAGGGCATAGCCTGGGAAGGGGAGCCACACGGCTGGGCAGAGAGTCAGCCTCTGCGGTGACTTGCGCTGTCCTGCAGCCCTAGGCAGGCGCTGCTATTCCAAATTCCTGTTTGGCTTTCCTTTTGGTGCTGGAGGTTGAaccagggcctcaggcatgctaagCACGTGTTCCATCAAGGGGCTGTGTCCCTGGCCACCATTTCCATTCTGTACTTTAAGAAAGGAAGCCCAGAGAAGGTGATCATCTCATTCAAGGTGTAGTTGGCAAGAGAGCAAGGCTTGAGCCCAAGTTTTCATAACTACAGGACACCACTGTTCAGCCCGTGAGCAGTCTTGTGAGGCTGACTGCATCCTCCATGTGATTGTCAAAGGAAGCAGTAGTCACAAGTACGGACACTAACATTAGAAGGACCGCATTCAAACTCCAGTTCTGCTACTTACTAGTTGTGAACCTGTGAAAAGTTAGGCAAACCATAAAAGAGACcaagcctcagtctcctcatctctAACAGGAGCAAGAGATAGGGCCTGCCTCTGCGGCTAGTGTGAGACACTGAGGTGATGTAGAAAGATGGGCTTCGGCTCTCTCCTACAGAACAGACACCGGTGTCCCCTGATGTTACTCTGATAATTCGTGGAGACAGTGCAGATAACATGCTTAGAGCTGTGCTTGGAACAGGAGAGAGCTTGCTTCCCCTAGACCagggcttctcaaccttcctaacgccgggaccctttaatatagttcctcatgttgtggtgaccccaaccataaagttatctcattgctacttcataactgtcattttgctaattatgaattataatgcaactatctgttttctgatggtcttaggtgacccctgtgaaagaccCAAATGGGTCATGACCCAGTTGAGAACCGCTGTCCTAGAAGCTTCTTTCTTGAATGAGAACCATTTGAGGAGAACTTTAAGGCCAAGTTAAGCCAGGCTTGTGGGGTAcccctgtaatcttagcacctgGGAGACTAAGGAAAAGAactgccatgagttcaaagccagactgagcTATGTGCCAAGTTTGAGGCAACGTACCATAGGCTACGTAGACACAGTcaaacacacttacacatacacagagggagACAGCAGCACAGAGAGAACAAGTTAGGAGCCTGAGGATGGCTTAGAGCATGTGCTTAACCTGTGAAGACTGAGGCACCACCCCAGCACTGTGACTGACAGGTGGGTAGGTGGATACAGCACTTATTTCCATTATGTCCTTGCCAGTTTTCCTCGGATGCTCCAAAATGTGCCTGGGGTCATCTGGTCAACCAGCTCGTAAAAGATTCAAGGAGCAGGGAAGGCAGCAGAGGTTCAGTCTAGCGTGTGATCCCTCACCTACTCATTGTAAGAAATTCCATTAGACCTGGGCGTACTGGCACCTGCCTGGAatctcagctgaggcaggaggattacaagttagATAGCAGCTTGGGCTGcctgaccctgcctcaaaaacaaaagactgcATTTGTGTCACGCCTGTTTAACTGTTGAGATGGCGGTCAGACTGCAGGTTCCAACAAAGCCTCTTCCAGAGGGGCCACTCATCATTGTCCCTTCACTGTCCACGTCACTCCTCCGCTGGAGAGCCACGTGGCACAGCTCTCTAGGGTGAGCATTTACAGATGAAGAGACAAGGCCTGAACCCTCTTCGTTACAACACTCAAGATCACACTTCTGTAGCAAGTGGAGCCCAGACTGAACCTGGCCTTGACCTCTTTTGTCTAGATGATTCAGCGGCAGCACAGAACCACAGCCCCCCTGGGTGGGGTGAAGAAGTGTTTCCCAGCCCTGGATCCTCATCTTGATTGTCGGGAGCATGAGAATATGTGTGTCCCTgtatttggttttgagacagggtgtgtcTTTGTAGctaaagctggccttgaagttaatttaatcctcctgcttctgcctcccaactgctgagacTTTTGGCTTGTACCTCTGTACCTAGttatgtttgcttgcttgctttgtttatgACAGTCTCACTGGAACCCTGGAAGGCCTGGAACTTGGTGTGTGGACCAGGcttgtctcaaattcacagattagtctgcttctgcctcttgggggctgggattaaaggcctgtgtcaccatgcccaacatgtgtgttatttttaatataagtCCCTGCCTCCTAATTCTTTAAGTCAGAAATTTAAACTGGGAAGccgtatttttttttaacctccccAGGGATTCTGAGACCAGAGTTGTTTCCTATAAATGCCTTGCAGGTTCCTTTATGGTAGGTTCTGTCTCTGCCTACACCCACTCTTctctctggactctgcaggccTGGAGGAACCATGGTGACCTATGGGGGAATGGCCAAGCAGCCTGTAACAGCCTCTGTGGTAAGCTGGGGATACCTGCAGACCAGGGCTGGGATGCCTCTTTCCTTGTGCTGCAGCTGTCGAAACTCACGGGATCTACACCCGAAGCAATGCTTTAAGTTCTAGCTCTCGGTGCCCCAGCAAACCCCCCTGTGTCCACAGAGCCTGCTCATTTTTAAGGACCTCAAACTTCGGGGCTTCTGGTTGTCCCAGTGGAAGAAGAACCACAGTCCAGGTGAGTGGCGATAGCCTAATACCAAGGGTCACAGGACAGTAGAGCCTAGTATGGCTACAAAGTGACCAGCTCCTCTAAACCCTGCAGAGTGACTGAGTCTCCAGCCTCACATCAGGATAAAGGACAGTGTTTACCTCAGTCACAGTCAGCAAATCACTTCTAGACTGGCCAGAGTCCAGAAAGATGGACAGCCCTTGTTCTGAGGAGCTGGTTGGGGTGCTGGGGAAGACTGCCAAGTAAAGAGAGGTGGCTGGGTGCAATGGAATACTCATGTAATCCCAGTTCTCGGGGCTTGGGTGGGAGGGTTGTGAGGTcagggccatccttggctacacagataGATGCGGtttcaaaaaaggaaggaagaacaaaatcaatcaatcaaacaaaccaTTCACATGGTACTTCCAGCATCACCAGATCTAGGTCGTCCTGGCCTAACTGGGTAAGTCAAtgaatctctctctgcctttgtttaAGCATTGTGGGTATAAACTCTTTTGAGCCATTTGacagaggagaaaactgaggttCATAGCCACGAAGTCAATTACCCTAAGCTATCCCATCCCAGGAATGGGGCTGCCAGGGTGAGCAGATGGGCCCTCTGACTGCTAGGCCTAGCTCCCCAGATTCTCAGCCAAGGCTGAGAATGAAGAGGGACATGGAGTTGACCCAAGCGGGGGAGTGGTGGCATGCATAGGTGTTTTGAGTAGAAAAATGGTGTGCGCAAAAGCTCATCGAGAGTGAGTGGAAGGGCTGGGAGCTAACtgagttggcaaagtgcttgccaagcaagtttagaacctgagttcagattcccagcatccatgtcaaaaGCCTGTACCCCAGGATTACAGGGAGGGGTGAaagaggtggagacaagtggatccctggagctcattggccaggcagtctagctaAAAGAGCTTGAGGTTCAGtcagagactgtctccaaaaataaaagtgTCCTGGGAATGAtagtgcacaactttaatcccagcacttgacaggcCGATGTGGGCAGATCTccatggtctacatagagagttccagaccagtcaggactacacagtgagaccttgtctgttAATAAGGAACGTTATTGGGGAAGACACCTCAATATCTGGTATGTCttaccgacacacacacacactcagaagtaCGTAACACTACACCCAATGtcaacctttttgtttgtttgttttttgtttttggatacagggcttctctgtgtagccttggctgtcctggaacttactctgtagacctcaaactcacagagatcctcctgcctctgtctcccgagcactgggattaaaggtgtgcgtcaccaccaccaccaccaccaccaccaccaccaccaccaccaccaccaccaccaccaccaccaccaccaccaccaccacccagctcccaatgtAAAATTTAAGAAGAGGGAGAACACACCACACAGGGCAGGTTCTGACACCTGGAGCATTATTAGGTCTTGTTTTGGACTGAGAAGTTGGAAGGCAGGTTTTGACCAGATAAGGAAAggcttaagctttttttttttttttttaatatgtagcccagactggccttgaactcgtgatcctcctgcctctgcctccttcagcaaatcctaccagcgtgcgccaccacaaggcttaagctttttttaaagttcattctCCTGCCTTGATAATTGGGAAGCCAAcatagtggtttttgttttgttctgttttgttttttcaagacgaggtctatgtagctctagctatcctggaactcactatgtagaccaggctagcctggaactcagagctccacctgcctctgcctcccaagagctgggattaaatgcgtgagACACGACGATGACCCCCAGAGTAGTGTTTTAATCAGAAGTAGGATTAGATTTGAAGACTGAGTTCATTTCTGTCTATGAAAAGCACTTCTCAGCCAAAGCTTTCACTTTGCTTCCCGCACTGTGTCTGGCCCTCAGTAGGAGGCAGGCGCAGGAAGGGATAGCGGTTGCCTCAGCTGAGGAGTCCAGTGGAGGCCCAGGGCTGTCTGGGGGGCTGCTCCTCATCTGGCCTGTTGCCATCAAGCAGTGCCTGGTACACTGCCGTTCTGGCCTCTCTGGCTTCCCCAGTTCAGTCCTGCTGCCCTGCCCACCATTCAGGAACAGCTTCACCTGTCCTGTCCTGTGGACCTGAGCCACCTCAGCCGTCTCTGAAGGGCAGTCAAGCCCACCCTACAGTTCCTAGGCcctctcttcctgttttcctgTCTCATGTTGGTCCTCACAACGGCAGACGGTGGTGGGACAAGCCAGGGCTCTGAGGCTTCATTGGCTCAGGGCCATCTCACTGAAACCCACCTGTTGTGTCTTGTCTGACTTTTCTCCACCTCCGGCAGATGAGTTCAAGGAGCTGATTCTCACTCTCTGTAACCTCATCCACCAAGGCCAGCTCACGGCCCCGACCTGTTCTGAGGTTCCACTGCAAGACTACCAGAAGGCCTTGGAAGCCTCCATGAAGCCCTTTGTGTCTTCCAAGCAGATTCTCACCATGTGATTATCCCAGAGGACCAGGGGGAAGCAGGAGAGCAGACCAGTAAGACTGGCTGGCTGCCGGCCGTCCATGAGGACCCCAGTCTTCCCCAGACTGCCTTCTGCTCACCGCCTCTTCCCATGAGGAGGGTGCGGAGCCAGCCCTGGAGCCCTAATAAAGCCCGAACTTTCTGAAGAAAGGATGACGAGTAGAGGTTATCCCTGTGGAGGAATGCTGTGCACCTGCTGCCCCGCCTCACCACCTGCTGTCATAGTCATTGCCTGCCCGAGCACCCGGAAAGCAGAAGCTGACTGGGCAGCAGTCACTATCTGCCCTCAGCAATGTGAGCCCTGGAGTCTGGCGGAAGGGGAAAGAAAGGTGGTTAACTTCTCCCGGTGTGTGTGGCTCTGTCCAGGGCAAGGGGATCTGCTGCCAAGGTGAGTGCCAGGCTGAGATGATTAAGGCTTAAGAGACTGAGGACACAGGATCTCAGGTGTCCGGGCCACCTTCAGGGAACCTCCCTTGTAACGGAGGGAATTAACATTACACCTGTGGTTCTCAGCCAGGGGCATTTTTAACCCCAGAGGGACACTTGGCTACCACAGCTTGGGGAGGGAGTTGTTATTTGCCTCAACTGTGCAGAGATCAGTACTGTTAAATATTTTACAGCCAGGTAAGgtaatacacacctgtaatcccagcaaccagCAGGCTTTGAGTCAGGTGGATTGCCACAAGCTGGAAGCTAGCTTGGGCTTATATAACAAGACtgtgtctcaatttttttttcttacaaagggGGCTGAGAGTATAGCTTAGTGAtcgagtgcttacctagcatgcatcaGGCCTTGGTTCCACCCCATAACTGTCAAAAGAACAGATACATCACACAGGACCACCACCCCCAAAGAATCCTCCTGCCCAAAAGGTTCCTAGTGCTGCTATTGAGAATGCCTGCATTAAGCCCCCAAGCAGACCGCCGTGCCTGGTGCTCTGCAGAAGGCACACAGGGCTGTAGACTCCTGGGGTCTGGGCAAGGCTTGCTCGAGGTGCATGGTGACAGACCGGCTGAAAATTAAGTTGGTTTCATCCAAGAGTCTGACTTTCTGGTGTTTGCTTCACGATCATTTTGCCCAGAGCAAAGCACAACTTGGGGTTGTCTCCTTCGTCAGCTGACCCCTGTACCTTCACCTCAGAGCCTCACTCAGGGAGCATTTATTCAGTGTCCAGAGCTAGCAATGAAGATGGTTTAGTATGGCCTAGTGTGAGGCCATTGCAATATAAAGGGCAAAGCTGGGAGAAGACAGAGGTCCAGCTCAGTCAAGGGAGGCTTCCTGGAGGCAGTGTTGTTTGCACAATTCTGAAGTCCAAGTAGGAAATCGTGAACCAAGCAAAGTCAGCAGCTAGTTAGAGCTTGAATGTGAGGTCTTGGGCCTTGGGAAACTGCAACCAGAAGCGTGAAGCTACTGCCTGAGGGGCTGCAACTTGAGCAgaggtgagtgtgtgagtgtgctgtgtgctgtgtgtgtgtgtgtgtgtgtgtgtgtgtgagagagagagagagagagagagagagagagagagagagagagagagagagagagagagagagagagagagatagatcaTAGCACTGCCTGGGAGGTGTTATTGCATAGTGGTGTGTACACAGGCTTTCCGGCTTACTCAGCTTGCCTCTGGGAGCATCTGTGCTCTCTAGAGGAAAGAACTGCTTcagccagaggctggacagctCAGCAGATACCTCCTGGAGAAAACCGGCTACCTTGTGCACCTGGACTCAGGATCAACTTCCCCCTGTTCCTGTCTGTCCTCTGGGTTGCTGGGATAGGTGTTTGTACCAAGGGTCCATGTGGACAAGTGAGAAAGCCTAAGAGTAGAGGAAGGCAGCCCAGAGGCAGCAGGAATAAAAGGTAGGATACGAGTCTTTGTGGGAGTCACAAAGTTGGGGGTTAGAGCCTGCAGCACACTAAGGAAGGCCCTGTTCCAATTCAGGATGGCAGGTGCACAGGAAGGTTCCTGCACAAGCATAGGAATCACCCCAGGAAGAACACTGAAGGGAGCTGCATTGTGCCTTTAGAGGTGTGAGGCTTGGTCTTCAGTAATCTACTCAGGAAGGGAAGGCAAACTGCAGGACTCAGCCCAGATGTGCATGAAGAGtgatcctaattggtcttaataaaaacccagagctagatatcagggtgaaacctgaaagatcagagaagcaaagcagcagccactagaaacttcttacctctatgaattctcagaccaaatgggggccgggatcctgtctccatcctccttatattcctgtctccatctccctagtgctgggattaaaggtgtgcaccaacgaCCAGCTGttcctcttttagactggttcagaCTACAGTTTAGACTATAGCCCAGCGTGGCCTTAAActccagatcttcctgcttcctccatccaaggactgggattaaaggtgtgtgccactactgcctggcctctatggttaactagtggctagcttcgacctctgatcttcaagcaagctgttttgtcagaacacaaacaaaataccatacaacATAAACAGTTGGAGTCCAGGCACTTATAGCTGAACCTTGATTTCCTTAAACATCAGTTTTGTTAAAACCTGCAACCTGTAGGGGTGCACATAGTCAATGTTCTTCCCGGTCTCCCTTGCAGCTAACAAGGTTGACCAGTGTGATGTGACAGGTGTAGGTGCCAGTGTCTTAGAACCTTGTTAGGTACTCTTTTTCTCCTACTTTCCCACTGGATTTCAAACATGATTCCTAGAGTGTACACAGCCATGTTTGACCTTGGTAAGAAAGACACAAAGTCAGAGACACCTTAGGACCCCCACACACCCCAACCCCCAGCTGCCACTTCAGAATCTCAGCTTATTTAAATGCCCATGTGTCGGCATTTAACTGAGCCGGATCTTAAGTGATGACACCCATGTTACCCGTAACTAAGCCAAGCTGCAGCAAAGGATGGTGGTGTAGCAGGTCAAGATTCTTAGTCAGGAGACTTGAAGGGGACGAAAGACAGTTCAGCAGAGGCACAAGCTTTGGAATGATCCTCTGGCACTGCAAGGACAGAAAGTAAACCCCCTCCACCCACTCCACAGCCAA harbors:
- the Mecr gene encoding enoyl-[acyl-carrier-protein] reductase, mitochondrial isoform X2, with the protein product MRVSWRLGAAAATPPPPTPLPRSRPRLKNLELTAVEGSDVHVRMLAAPINPADINMIQGNYGLLPKLPAVGGNEGVGQVVAVGSSVSGLKPGDWVIPANPGLGTWRTEAVFSEEELIGIPKDIPLQSAATLSVNPCTAYRMLLDFEQLQPGDSVIQNASNSGVGQAVIQIASALGLKTINVVRDRPDIQKLTDRLKNLGADYVLTEEELRLPETKTIFKDLPLPRLALNCVGGKSSTELLRHLAPGGTMVTYGGMAKQPVTASVSLLIFKDLKLRGFWLSQWKKNHSPDEFKELILTLCNLIHQGQLTAPTCSEVPLQDYQKALEASMKPFVSSKQILTM
- the Mecr gene encoding enoyl-[acyl-carrier-protein] reductase, mitochondrial isoform X1, which produces MLVCGRLTGARAPAPLHAGLLETWRRRGHTASSYSASSEPSKVRALIYGSHGDPAKVIQLKNLELTAVEGSDVHVRMLAAPINPADINMIQGNYGLLPKLPAVGGNEGVGQVVAVGSSVSGLKPGDWVIPANPGLGTWRTEAVFSEEELIGIPKDIPLQSAATLSVNPCTAYRMLLDFEQLQPGDSVIQNASNSGVGQAVIQIASALGLKTINVVRDRPDIQKLTDRLKNLGADYVLTEEELRLPETKTIFKDLPLPRLALNCVGGKSSTELLRHLAPGGTMVTYGGMAKQPVTASVSLLIFKDLKLRGFWLSQWKKNHSPDEFKELILTLCNLIHQGQLTAPTCSEVPLQDYQKALEASMKPFVSSKQILTM
- the Mecr gene encoding enoyl-[acyl-carrier-protein] reductase, mitochondrial isoform X3; this translates as MLAAPINPADINMIQGNYGLLPKLPAVGGNEGVGQVVAVGSSVSGLKPGDWVIPANPGLGTWRTEAVFSEEELIGIPKDIPLQSAATLSVNPCTAYRMLLDFEQLQPGDSVIQNASNSGVGQAVIQIASALGLKTINVVRDRPDIQKLTDRLKNLGADYVLTEEELRLPETKTIFKDLPLPRLALNCVGGKSSTELLRHLAPGGTMVTYGGMAKQPVTASVSLLIFKDLKLRGFWLSQWKKNHSPDEFKELILTLCNLIHQGQLTAPTCSEVPLQDYQKALEASMKPFVSSKQILTM